Proteins encoded together in one Diabrotica undecimpunctata isolate CICGRU chromosome 3, icDiaUnde3, whole genome shotgun sequence window:
- the LOC140437766 gene encoding phosphatidylinositol-binding clathrin assembly protein LAP-like encodes MAGQTINDRLLAAKHSLAGQGLAKSVCKATTEEMLGPKKKHLDYLIHCTNEPNVSIPQMANLLIERSQNTSWIVVYKALITTHHIMCYGNERFTQYLASSNVSFQLSNFVDKTGVQSAVGARTGYDMSPFIRRYAKYLNEKALSYRSVAFDFCKVKRGKEEGTLRTMNTENLLKTLPILQNQLDALLEFDCTANDLTNGVINMCFMLLFRDLIRLFACYNDGVINLLEKYFEMNKKQCREALDLYKKFLIRMDRVAEFLKVAENIGIDKGDIPDLTRAPNSLLDALEQHLASLEGNTPTAATTQKNVKSGVSALSNTSNAFGTAVDDSFKQAAVAEEEAALNHYRASVGSPSAASTNPFLSDEPTVTGEPILDLFSSGSAPEAARPAQASNALDDLLSLGGNPFADFSAAPVATTAAPLGQDAFGSTTTTTDNNMWGTNGFGGNNLFQAQPIQAQPFGNANDLSGLFNTNEPSVFDPLGDTKTMSAQIIQQQPVAAQPPKVAPAKLLTGDLESSLTSLVDNLTMDSGSRGPQWNSPKNQAKPAGGWPAQPMTAPGYRPVGQAMAQPMMAQQPMMGQGMMGQPVMGQTMQPMMGQVNQFAAMQQPVMGSPKMNAGAPQQQQQECVHSFKRHALLLEVPKHQLNSSRCRKNTTAMGGNHQKFRAEVSEKILKLYENYVLVETVQILYH; translated from the exons ATGGCGGGGCAAACAATTAATGATCGTCTTTTAGCAGCAAAACATAGTTTAGCGGGTCAGGGTCTTGCAAAGTCAGTATGTAAAGCTACAACTGAAGAAATGTTAGGACCTAAGAAAAAACATTTGGACTATCTAATCCATTGTACTAATGAACCCAATGTATCTATACCGCAAATGGCTAATTTATTGATAGAGAGATCACAGAATACAAGTTGGATAGTTGTGTATAAGGCTTTGATTACAACACATCATATTATGTGCTATGGCAATGAAAGATTTACTCAATATTTAGCATCAAGCAATGTTTCCTTCCAACTTTCAAATTTTGTTGACAAAACAGGTGTTCAAAGTGCTGTAGGAGCACGAACTGGCTATGATATGTCACCATTTATTAGAAGGTATgctaaatatttaaatgaaaaagcTTTATCATATAGATCAGTTGCTTTTGATTTTTGTAAAGTAAAAAGAGGGAAGGAAGAGGGTACTCTAAGAACAATGAATACAGAAAATCTCTTAAAAACCCTGCCTATTTTACAAAATCAATTAGATGCTCTTCTTGAATTTGACTGTACAGCTAATGATCTCACTAATGGAGTAATAAACATGTGTTTCATGTTACTGTTTCGTGATCTCATCAGACTTTTTGCCTGTTATAATGATGGAGTAATCAATTTactagaaaaatattttgaaatgaaTAAAAAACAATGTAGAGAAGCTTTAGATTTGTACAAAAAGTTTTTGATAAGGATGGACAGAGTTGCTGAGTTTCTTAAAGTAGCTGAAAATATAGGAATTGACAAAGGTGATATTCCAGACCTTACCAGAGCTCCAAATAGTCTTTTAGATGCTCTGGAACAACACTTAGCATCATTGGAAGGAAATACACCAACAGCTGCCACAACACAAAAGAATGTCAAGTCTGGTGTGTCTGCATTGTCAAACACAAGCAATGCCTTTGGTACTGCAGTTGATGACTCATTTAAGCAAGCTGCAGTGGCTGAAGAGGAGGCGGCATTGAATCATTATAG AGCATCTGTAGGCTCTCCATCTGCAGCAAGTACAAACCCCTTCCTTAGTGATGAACCAACAGTAACTGGTGAACCAATCTTGGACCTCTTCTCCAGTGGTTCTGCTCCAGAGGCTGCTAGGCCGGCTCAAGCTTCCAATGCCCTTGATGATCTCCTTTCCCTTGGTGGTAATCCTTTTGCTGACTTTTCTGCAGCCCCTGTAGCAACAACAGCAGCACCCCTTGGCCAAGATGCTTTTGGATCAACTACCACAACTACTGACAATAACATGTGGGGTACCAATGGTTTTGGTGGGAACAATCTATTTCAAGCACAGCCTATTCAAGCTCAGCCTTTCGGAAATGCCAATGATCTTAGTGGGTTGTTCAATACAAATGAGCCATCAGTGTTTGATCCTTTAGGTGACACTAAAACCATGAGTGCCCAAATCATACAGCAGCAACCAGTTGCAGCTCAGCCTCCAAAAGTTGCACCTGCGAAGCTGCTTACTGGAGATTTGGAGTCCAGTTTAACATCATTAGTGGACAATTTAACAATGGATTCTG GTAGTAGAGGTCCTCAATGGAATTCCCCTAAGAACCAAGCGAAGCCCGCCGGTGGCTGGCCAGCTCAGCCGATGACAGCACCCGGATACCGACCAGTCGGACAAGCGATGGCCCAGCCTATGATGGCTCAACAACCGATGATGGGACAAGGGATGATGGGCCAACCCGTCATGGGTCAAACGATGCAACCGATGATGGGGCAAGTGAACCAATTCGCGGCCATGCAACAACCCGTGATGGGCAGTCCTAAAATGAACGCCGGAGCTCCGCAACAGCAGCAACAAGAG
- the Ostgamma gene encoding dolichyl-diphosphooligosaccharide--protein glycosyltransferase subunit TUSC3 → MKYLYLLLFLNLVAIVNVYGQQKRQPHTMAERVQQLTDMANKRPVLRFNANKFRDFVKASPRNYSVIIMFTAMAPQRQCQVCRHASEEFAIVANSYRYSQSYSNKLFFAVVDFDEGSDVFQMLRLNTAPVFIHFPPKGKPKNADTMDIQRIGFGAETIAKWIAERTDNQIRVFRPPNYSGTFALIILFAIVAAFLYLRRNNLEFLYNKTMWGLGALFFCFAMTSGQMWNHIRGPPFIHKTGNGQIAYIHGSSQGQFVFETYIVMFLNGAVVLGMILLTESARGKGDPKKRKIFAVSGLVLLSVFFSLLLSVFRTKTQGYPYSFLFK, encoded by the exons atgaaatacttatatttattattatttttaaatttagtcgCTATTGTTAATGTTTATGGCCAGCAAAAGAGACAG CCCCATACGATGGCTGAGCGCGTCCAACAACTAACGGACATGGCTAATAAACGACCAGTGTTGAGATTTAATGCCAATAAGTTTAGAGACTTTGTAAAAGCCTCACCAAGGAACTATTCAGTAATCATCATGTTCACAGCAATGGCTCCTCAAAGGCAATGCCAAGTGTGTAGACATGCTAGCGAAGAGTTTGCCATTGTGGCAAACTCCTATAGATACTCACAGAGTTATTCGAATAAATTATTCTTTGCTGTTGTTGATTTTGATGAAGGATCAGATGTGTTTCAGATG TTAAGACTGAATACTGCCCCAGTATTTATTCACTTCCCACCTAAAGGAAAACCAAAGAATGCAGATACCATGGATATTCAAAGGATTGGTTTTGGTGCAGAAACCATTGCTAAATGGATAGCAGAAAGAACTGATAATCAG ATCAGAGTATTCAGACCTCCCAACTACTCCGGAACCTTTGCACTGATTATTCTTTTTGCTATTGTTGCTGCATTCTTGTACCTGCGCAGGAACAACCTAGAGTTTTTGTACAACAAGACTATGTGGGGACTAGGAGCTCTCTTCTTCTGTTTCGCTATGACTTCAGGACAAATGTGGAACCACATTAGAGGACCCCCGTTCATACACAAAACTGGCAATGGTCAAATTGCCTACATACACGGATCATCTCAAGGACAATTTGTGTTTGAGACATACATTGTTATGTTTTTGA ATGGAGCTGTTGTGCTGGGAATGATTCTGCTGACCGAATCAGCAAGAGGCAAAGGTGACCCAAAAAAGCGTAAAATCTTTGCTGTATCTGGTTTAGTACTGCTATCAGTTTTCTTCTCTCTATTGTTGTCTGTATTTAGAACAAAAACTCAAGGTTACCCTTACAG cttcctttttaaataa
- the LOC140437768 gene encoding uncharacterized protein, whose translation MIVVGEEAEALVSAIRNGIVHEIELAFVNEIYIEYRGNYYCVLNYVAQYGKVSILALLLKNKKLIKQIDLDTSLPIAAENGHTAVVELLLKNGANIDSMNARGFTPLFLAVDCCHTEVVSLLIRMGADISVTNDFRDTLLHRAVRNNSKEITLLLIENGANKEIRNKDGATPLLIAVESNYIDIVNILLEAGPNVNAYDDFGNTSLHVACEKGDPGTVKLLLDAGADINMKNDSGWTPLIYACYFIPNVFESLVEVVELLLNRGADVTLTDNFRNTVLHICVRNPNNNTPIIRLLLEHGAYVNSRNSQGYDVFDLAFKFGGNDFSKFLITFILYSNINTPKPDRHNGGNISRFWDACKSELELMETCKIAESNISYRQLLLERNNNKLAAYLSNPDIVSELDTLDYMQKYPTYAQYITEKINKGEFRLRLYYEADKVMNHISPLLPIVTKKIYNYLSNSDLANLIGWNESYNEFYSESARVNLERFMKQNDGETK comes from the coding sequence ATGATTGTAGTTGGAGAAGAGGCTGAAGCCTTGGTATCAGCAATTAGAAATGGAATCGTTCATGAAATAGAATTAGCTTTCGTAAAtgaaatttatattgaatatcgTGGAAATTACTATTGTGTTCTGAATTATGTTGCGCAATATGGTAAAGTTTCTATTCTCGCCTTATTactaaaaaataagaaattaataaaacagaTAGACTTAGACACTTCCTTACCAATAGCTGCAGAGAATGGTCATACTGCTGTTGtggaattattattaaaaaatggagCAAATATTGATTCCATGAATGCAAGAGGTTTCACCCCTTTATTTCTAGCCGTTGACTGTTGCCATACAGAAGTAGTAAGCTTATTAATAAGAATGGGAGCAGATATTTCAGTAACAAACGATTTTCGAGATACTCTTTTACATCGAGCTGTAAGAAATAATTCCAAAGAAATAACTTTACTATTAATCGAAAATGGAGctaacaaagaaataagaaataaagaTGGAGCAACCCCATTACTAATTGCAGTTGAATCTAACTAtatagatattgttaatattttgctAGAAGCGGGACCAAATGTGAATGCATACGATGATTTTGGCAACACTTCTCTTCATGTGGCTTGTGAAAAAGGCGACCCGGGTACTGTGAAACTGTTACTAGATGCAGGTGCAGATATCAATATGAAAAATGATTCAGGCTGGACTCCTTTGATATATGCATGTTATTTTATTCCAAACGTCTTTGAAAGTTTGGTGGAAGTTGTGGAATTATTATTAAATCGAGGGGCAGATGTCACCCTCACCGATAACTTCAGAAACACAGTATTGCATATTTGTGTTAGAAATCCTAATAATAATACTCCCATTATAAGATTATTACTTGAACATGGAGCTTATGTGAATAGCAGAAATTCACAAGGATATGACGTTTTTGATTTGGCTTTTAAATTTGGAGGCAATGATTTCTCAAAGTTTTTaattacatttattttgtactcaaATATCAACACACCTAAACCTGATCGTCACAATGGTGGGAACATTTCGAGATTCTGGGATGCATGCAAATCAGAATTAGAACTAATGGAGACGTGTAAAATAGCTGAGAGCAATATATCCTACAGGCAATTATTGCtagaaagaaataataataaattagcaGCTTATCTCAGCAATCCGGACATAGTTAGTGAACTAGATACACTAGATTATATGCAGAAATATCCTACATACGCACAGTACAttactgaaaaaataaataaaggagAGTTTAGACTACGCTTGTATTACGAAGCAGATAAAGTTATGAATCATATCAGTCCGCTTTTGCCGATAGttacgaaaaaaatatataattatttgtcGAATAGTGATTTAGCAAATTTAATTGGTTGGAACGAGTCTTACAACGAGTTTTACTCTGAATCTGCCCGTGTCAACCTGGAGAGATTCATGAAACAAAACGATGGCgaaacaaaatga